The window AAGCCGCCGCCGCCGCGCAGGTTCGTCCGCACCAGGAACGTCGACGCCACGCGACGGTCGCCCGACGGGTTGTCGAAGTTCGCGCGGTTCGTCACGTTGAAGATGTCGAAGAAGACGTTGAGGGCATGGTTCTCGCGGGTCCGCACCCGCCAGCCGGCGCGAAGATCCAGCTGGAAGTAGTCGGGTCCGTAGGCGCCGTTGCGCCCGCCGTCGTTCTTCACGTCCTTCATCGCGTTCAGGGCGGTGCCGCTGTAGGTGCCGGCCGGCAGCGGGTCGACGAGCTCGCCGTTCTGGTCCGCGTCGATGCTGCTGTCGAAGATCGTGAAGGGCGCCCCGCTCATGTAGCGGGCGGTGGCGGAGACGTTCATGCCCCACGTCTTCGGGATGTCCACCTGCCCGCTCACCGACAGGATGTGACGGCGGTCCACCTGGCTGGGCCCGGACCAGTCGTCCAGACGGAGATCGGTGCCCACCTGGTAGGTGTTCTTGTCGGCCTGGTTCTCGGCCGTGCCGCGCGAGTAGCCCAGCGAGTAGGACACCCGGCCCGACCAGTTGTGCGACAGGCGCTTCTCCACCTGCAGGTTCAGGGCGTCGTAGTCGTTCTTGCCGGTGTTCTCCATCACCCACACCTGCTGGCTGTAGGCCTCGCCGAGCACGCCGAACGCGTCGCTCCGGGTGATGGCGCCGGTCCGTGTCGTGTCCACGCGCCGCATCGGGTTGAGGTTGCGCGCCAGGAACATGTCGCGGTTCAGCGACTTGACGTAATCGGCGCTCACGGCCACGGACTGCCCGAACTGCCGGGTGTAGCCCACCGTCATCTGGTGCGCGTACGGCTGCTGCCGGCCGGGCGCGTCGAAGATCACGACGCCGGCGTTCCTGATGCGCGCGCCGGCCGGGTACCGCTGGTTCATCAGCGCCTGGTTGATGAACGGGCCGTTCACCAGCCACGGATCCGTCGGGAACTGCCCGCGGCTGGGTCCGGGATCGGCGTTGTTGTTCGGGAACTGCAGTACCGCCGACTCGGTGAACTTCGAGAACTCCACGACGTCGTCGATCGCGCCGAGGATGGTGCGGTTGTAGAAGATCCCGTAGCCGGCGCGAAGGACCGAACGGTTCTGCTCGTCCAGCGCACGGGTGAAGCCGAGGCGCGGCGCGACGTTGTTCTTGTCCACGGGATAGCCGGCCCCCGCGAACAGGGGGTTGTCGGTCTCGTCGAGCGGAATCACCTCCAGGTCGTAGCGCAGGCCGAGGCTGATGGTGTTCCGGCCCACGCGCCACTTGTCCTGGACGAACGCCTCGAAGGTGTGGTTCTTCACGAACTCCCGGAAGGCGTTCGGGACGCGGATGGTGAGCCGTTCGGGATAGGTGCGGGGATCGGCGGCGTCGAACGGCGCGTTCGTGTTGAAACGGAAGGTGCCGTTCCTGTTGATGCCCGACACACGCTCGAGCTCCGTGAAATTGTAGCGGGCGCCCAGCTTGAACTCGTGGTCGCCGCGCCTGGTCGGGACGTACCACGACACGTCGTCCTCGACCTGCCAGTTCGAGTCCCACGGCCCCTGCAGTTCCGTGCTGGCCTGGCCGAGGAACTCCAGGTAGTCGAGCTGCGGCGGGCAGAGTGACTGGTCCTGCACGGCCTCGTCGCCCTGGGCCCGCGCGCACTCGTTGGCGTGCCACCAGTGCTCCCACGTCCTGGCGATGCGCACGGTGTTCACGCGCGAGTTGCCGAGCACGCTCGTCAGGGTGAAGACAGCCGTCTGGTCGAGGTCGGTCTCGTCCTGGAACGACGCCTCCGTCTGGCGGGTGCCGATCACGGGAAACTGCGGCGCCGACTCGCGCAGCCAGCGCGCGGCCCAGGTGTGGTTCTGGGTCAGCTGATGGTCGATACGGATGAGCGTGTTCCAGTCCGACCGCTCCTCGACGCGCGAGAAGTTCAGCTCGGGCCGGGACGAGAACACGCGCGATCGGTTCGGGTTGTCCACCTGGCGCTCGAGGCTCAGGAAGAAGTGCATCTTGTTCTTCACGATGGGCCCGCCGACCACGCCGCCCCACTCGCGCTTGGTCACGGTGGGCTTCGGCAGGTCGTTCTGCTTCACGAAGAAGTCGCGTGACGTGAGCTGGTTGAACGCCGAGTAGCCGAAGAGGACGCCCCGGAACTCGTTCGTGCCCACCTTGGTCACGGCGTTGACGACCGCGCCGCTCGCGCGTCCGAACTCCGCGTCGTACATGCCCGTGACCACCTGGAACTCCTGGATGGCCTCGAGCGGCGTCCGGACCTGCGCGCCGGAGCTCGTGCCCAGCGCGTCGTCGGCGTTGTAGCCGCCGTCGACGGAGACGTTGGTGTTCTGCGACGTCTGCCCGCCGGCGATGATCGTGTCGTTCCCCATCTGGTTGGAGGGCGTGAACTGCACGCCCGGCAGGAGCGCGACGGCCGAGAAGTAGTTCCGGTTGATGGCCGGCAGCGTGGAGAGCTCCGCCGTGCCGATGTTGCCGCCGACGCTCGTGCTGCTGGTGTCCACGAGGGGCGACGCGCCCGTCACCTCGACGGTCTCGGACAACGATCCGACCTTCAGGGTGAGATCCACGGTGACCGTGTTGCCCACCTGCACGAGGAGCCCCGTGCGGTCGAAGGGCGCGAAGCCCTCCAGCGTCGCCCGGAGCTTGTAGCGCCCGGGCACGATCTGGGAGACGAAGAAGGCGCCCGACGCGCCGGTCGAGACCTCGCGGAAGACGCCGGTCTCCTCGTTGGTCACGACGAGCGTGACCCCGGGCAGCACCGCGCCTTGTTCGTCGGTGACCTTGCCCGCGATCTGTGACGTGCCTTGTTGGGCCGAGAGCGACGTGGCCGCCGCCAGGACGAGTGCTACTGCCAGACCGAGTCGAACACCGCGCATACTGTGCCTCCCGAGGACAGACGAACCGAGAGAGAAACAGCCGACGATTCCGAACGGACGACTTCGAGGTGGGGGCCGACCGCGAGGGTGTAACACACGAGCTGGCCCGAGATCAATGGCTGGGATGGATCCTCGTGCACCGGGCCCGCGCGCCACCGGACCGCCGCGTTCCGGCGTCCAGGCCCCCGCTCTTCTCGCGCACGGCTTGACTTGGCGTGCGGCCGAGCCTAGTGTCCTGACCGGCCGCACCGGGCCGGGCCCCGTGCGCGTACGGCGCTGGCGCCGCCGTTGGCCGTGTGGCGGATTGGAGGGCGGAATGGGGCCGGTGGAACGCCGATGGTGCTCGAGTCCAGGACGCCGGAAGGCCCTGGCGAGCCTGGCCGCCTTCGTGGCGGCCTCGCCGCTGTCGGCGGCGCAACGTGATCCCCGTCCGCTCCCGGCCCATCGCCGGGTGCCCGGCTTCGACGAGATGGCGACGGTCTTCGACTTCGAGCCGATCTTTTTCGCCAACGTGCCGCAGGCCGTCTACGACTACACGGCGCACGGGGCCGATTCCGAGTTCACCATCCGGCGCAACCGCGACGCCTTCGACTGGGTGGACGTCGTGTCCCGGCCCGCCGTCGACGCCAGCCGCGTGACCACGCGGACCCGGGTGCTGGGCCTCGACCTGGCCTTCCCGATCTTCGTGGCGCCGACCGCCCTGCAGGCGGCGCTGCACCCGGACGGCGAAGCGGGCATGCACCAGGCGGCCACCGAGACGAAGACGCCCTTCATCATCAGCAACAACTCGAGCCAGCCCGTGGACCGGATCGTGGCGGGGGGCGCGGGCCCGACGTGGTTCCAGTTCTATCCCCGGCGCAATCTCGACGAGAGCCGGACGATCCTCGAGCGTGTCCAGGGACTCGGCTGCCGCGCCGTCGTCGTGACCGTGGATCAGCAGGCCACCTACTACGAACGGTCGCAGCACGCTCGGAACCTGGGCGGCAGCGTGCGCGGGCCGGCGCCGCGGCCGGCCGGCGGCGGTCCGAAGAACCCGTACCGCGT of the Vicinamibacterales bacterium genome contains:
- a CDS encoding alpha-hydroxy acid oxidase yields the protein MERRWCSSPGRRKALASLAAFVAASPLSAAQRDPRPLPAHRRVPGFDEMATVFDFEPIFFANVPQAVYDYTAHGADSEFTIRRNRDAFDWVDVVSRPAVDASRVTTRTRVLGLDLAFPIFVAPTALQAALHPDGEAGMHQAATETKTPFIISNNSSQPVDRIVAGGAGPTWFQFYPRRNLDESRTILERVQGLGCRAVVVTVDQQATYYERSQHARNLGGSVRGPAPRPAGGGPKNPYRVPDTRLWYEWSYLDRIRPLITVPMLVKGILTAEDARLCIAHGADGIIVSNHGGRSLDYGPSTLEVLPEIVDAVAGRVPVLVDSGFRRGADAFKALALGADAVCLGRATRWGFGAFGPAGTRRVIEMVQAELVAAMAAAGTASLADVNRTAVTARFD
- a CDS encoding TonB-dependent receptor yields the protein MRGVRLGLAVALVLAAATSLSAQQGTSQIAGKVTDEQGAVLPGVTLVVTNEETGVFREVSTGASGAFFVSQIVPGRYKLRATLEGFAPFDRTGLLVQVGNTVTVDLTLKVGSLSETVEVTGASPLVDTSSTSVGGNIGTAELSTLPAINRNYFSAVALLPGVQFTPSNQMGNDTIIAGGQTSQNTNVSVDGGYNADDALGTSSGAQVRTPLEAIQEFQVVTGMYDAEFGRASGAVVNAVTKVGTNEFRGVLFGYSAFNQLTSRDFFVKQNDLPKPTVTKREWGGVVGGPIVKNKMHFFLSLERQVDNPNRSRVFSSRPELNFSRVEERSDWNTLIRIDHQLTQNHTWAARWLRESAPQFPVIGTRQTEASFQDETDLDQTAVFTLTSVLGNSRVNTVRIARTWEHWWHANECARAQGDEAVQDQSLCPPQLDYLEFLGQASTELQGPWDSNWQVEDDVSWYVPTRRGDHEFKLGARYNFTELERVSGINRNGTFRFNTNAPFDAADPRTYPERLTIRVPNAFREFVKNHTFEAFVQDKWRVGRNTISLGLRYDLEVIPLDETDNPLFAGAGYPVDKNNVAPRLGFTRALDEQNRSVLRAGYGIFYNRTILGAIDDVVEFSKFTESAVLQFPNNNADPGPSRGQFPTDPWLVNGPFINQALMNQRYPAGARIRNAGVVIFDAPGRQQPYAHQMTVGYTRQFGQSVAVSADYVKSLNRDMFLARNLNPMRRVDTTRTGAITRSDAFGVLGEAYSQQVWVMENTGKNDYDALNLQVEKRLSHNWSGRVSYSLGYSRGTAENQADKNTYQVGTDLRLDDWSGPSQVDRRHILSVSGQVDIPKTWGMNVSATARYMSGAPFTIFDSSIDADQNGELVDPLPAGTYSGTALNAMKDVKNDGGRNGAYGPDYFQLDLRAGWRVRTRENHALNVFFDIFNVTNRANFDNPSGDRRVASTFLVRTNLRGGGGFPRQAQFGVRYQF